The nucleotide window GCCGCCCAAGATTTAGTGGCCATGAATTTAAACGATTTGGTTTGCATGGGGGCAAAGCCTTTATTTTTCTTAGATTATTTCTCTACATCAAACTTAAACAAGAATCATTTTGTCACTTTCATTCGACATTTAAAAAATATTTTAGATGAATATGAGTGTGTTCTTTTAGGCGGAGAAACTGCCGAATTGCCAGGTGTTTTTAGAAACGAGAGTGAAGATATCGCTGGTTTCGCTGTTGGAATAGTTGAAAAAGATCACATATTCGACTATTCAAAGATAGTGTCAGGTGATAAGCTTATTGGTCTTTCTTCATCCGGGATACATTCAAATGGATATTCTTTGGTTAGAAAATTACTGGATGAAAGAAAAATTCCCTTCACAGAAGAACTTTTAAACCCTACAAGAATATATGTTAAACAAACTTTAACGTTGCTTAATTATATAAAAGGTGCTGCCCACATAACGGGTGGGGGAATAATCGATAACTTGCCCAGAATAATCCCTGATGGTTTTTGCGCAGAGATAAAGGTTAATTGGGAGACTCCTTCTATCTTTGAAAGTATCAAACAATCAGGTGTCTCTGATGAAGAAATGTTCAAAACCTTCAACATGGGTATCGGTATGATATATGTTGTTCCTGAAAATAATTTTTCTGAAATTACAAAAATATTCGAATCTGTTTTGAGGGAAGATTTTTTCATTATTGGAGAAGTGAA belongs to Petrotoga mexicana DSM 14811 and includes:
- the purM gene encoding phosphoribosylformylglycinamidine cyclo-ligase, giving the protein MFYKNSGVDIDKANESIKEIRSFIGSNIGAYAGVFPLKDEISNYKNPFLVATSDGIGTKLQLLRKYERWDIAAQDLVAMNLNDLVCMGAKPLFFLDYFSTSNLNKNHFVTFIRHLKNILDEYECVLLGGETAELPGVFRNESEDIAGFAVGIVEKDHIFDYSKIVSGDKLIGLSSSGIHSNGYSLVRKLLDERKIPFTEELLNPTRIYVKQTLTLLNYIKGAAHITGGGIIDNLPRIIPDGFCAEIKVNWETPSIFESIKQSGVSDEEMFKTFNMGIGMIYVVPENNFSEITKIFESVLREDFFIIGEVKSANDSNQKVKIIR